A genomic segment from Nodularia sphaerocarpa UHCC 0038 encodes:
- the hemL gene encoding glutamate-1-semialdehyde 2,1-aminomutase produces the protein MVNTTIKTTKSQEIFAAAQNLMPGGVNSPVRAFKSVGGQPIVFDRVKDAYIWDVDGNQYIDYVGTWGPAICGHAHPEVIAALHEALEKGTSFGAPSLQENVLAEMVIDAVPSIEMVRFVNSGTEACMAVLRLMRAFTSREKIIKFEGCYHGHADSFLVKAGSGVATLGLPDSPGVPKSSTSTTLTAPYNDLEAVKALFEQNRDEIAGVILEPVVGNAGFITPDAGFLEGLRELTHEHGALLVFDEVMTGFRIAYGGAQEKFGVTPDLTTLGKVIGGGLPVGAYGGRRDIMSMIAPAGPVYQAGTLSGNPLAMTAGIKTLELLQRPGTYEYLDQITQKLANGLVQIAQETGHPVCGGNISAMFGLFFTSGPVHNYEDAKKSDMAKFGRFHRGMLERGVYLAPSQFEAGFTSLAHTEADIEQTLAVAREVLSSL, from the coding sequence TTGGTAAATACCACAATTAAAACCACAAAATCACAAGAAATCTTTGCCGCAGCCCAAAATCTCATGCCGGGAGGAGTTAATTCTCCAGTTCGCGCCTTTAAATCAGTTGGCGGACAACCCATAGTTTTTGATCGAGTCAAAGACGCATACATTTGGGATGTAGATGGCAACCAATATATTGATTATGTCGGCACTTGGGGGCCAGCTATTTGCGGTCACGCCCATCCAGAAGTCATCGCAGCCCTGCATGAAGCCTTGGAAAAAGGCACTAGTTTCGGCGCTCCTTCCTTACAGGAAAATGTTCTCGCTGAAATGGTCATTGATGCCGTTCCTAGCATCGAAATGGTCAGATTTGTCAATTCCGGCACTGAAGCTTGTATGGCAGTGCTGCGGTTAATGCGGGCTTTCACAAGCAGAGAGAAAATCATTAAATTTGAAGGCTGCTACCACGGTCACGCCGATTCATTTCTAGTCAAGGCTGGTTCTGGTGTAGCCACACTGGGTTTACCCGATTCCCCCGGAGTCCCTAAATCATCAACCAGCACTACCCTGACGGCTCCTTACAATGACTTAGAAGCGGTAAAAGCCTTATTTGAACAAAACCGCGACGAAATCGCCGGGGTGATTCTGGAGCCAGTAGTTGGCAATGCTGGCTTTATTACTCCTGATGCTGGTTTTCTCGAAGGTTTACGAGAACTTACCCATGAACATGGGGCTTTGCTCGTCTTTGACGAAGTGATGACAGGTTTTCGGATTGCTTATGGTGGCGCTCAGGAAAAATTTGGTGTGACACCAGACCTAACAACCTTAGGTAAGGTTATTGGTGGTGGCTTGCCAGTAGGAGCCTATGGTGGTCGTCGGGATATTATGTCCATGATTGCTCCCGCAGGCCCTGTGTATCAAGCGGGAACTCTTTCGGGTAATCCCTTAGCAATGACGGCTGGGATTAAAACCCTGGAATTGTTACAAAGACCTGGTACTTATGAGTATCTTGATCAAATTACTCAAAAGTTAGCAAATGGCTTAGTGCAAATTGCCCAAGAAACTGGTCATCCAGTTTGTGGCGGTAACATTAGCGCTATGTTTGGCTTATTCTTCACCTCTGGGCCAGTGCATAACTACGAAGATGCCAAAAAGTCAGATATGGCTAAATTTGGTCGCTTCCATCGCGGGATGTTAGAGCGTGGTGTTTATTTAGCACCTTCTCAGTTTGAGGCTGGTTTTACCTCTTTGGCTCACACTGAAGCCGATATTGAGCAGACTTTAGCTGTTGCACGAGAAGTGCTATCTAGTCTATAA
- a CDS encoding type I restriction enzyme HsdR N-terminal domain-containing protein, which translates to MGEISYQHTQLLWIWKKINNFSIAQLMHSLGRNIIVSLKPFYLPLFHFKKFMTYLNEEIQQKLDIYSKKYNQQYTKCLFRGIEIPLNGRPEELVRQLFLHFLIKESGLFPDLINIKVEANNHDIEIYKKHKNSNFTPHQTPLVIVEVKREDVNLQNYYNQIQRYLTKAGCHLGILYNYHEVIAFFRKKHEFEINYLESLKDIQKLIIPTNNRDNCLLEFEKAQNGNLESFIYLINKYDKSLTNTITFKIKKQKSEINGHSFDVRENKIYYEMFGNYSKKMQSFDCQDFEKLIAIRY; encoded by the coding sequence TTGGGAGAAATTAGTTATCAACATACTCAGCTTCTTTGGATTTGGAAAAAAATAAATAACTTCTCAATTGCACAATTAATGCACAGCTTAGGGCGCAATATAATTGTGTCCCTAAAGCCATTTTATCTACCATTGTTTCATTTTAAAAAATTTATGACTTATTTAAACGAAGAAATTCAGCAAAAGTTAGATATATATTCTAAAAAATATAATCAGCAATATACAAAATGTTTGTTTAGGGGAATAGAAATACCACTTAATGGAAGACCAGAGGAGTTAGTTAGACAACTCTTCCTTCATTTCCTTATTAAAGAAAGTGGATTATTTCCCGATTTAATCAATATTAAAGTTGAAGCAAATAATCATGATATAGAAATATATAAAAAGCATAAAAATAGTAATTTCACTCCACATCAAACTCCTCTGGTAATTGTGGAAGTCAAACGAGAAGATGTGAATTTGCAAAATTATTATAATCAGATACAAAGATATTTAACCAAGGCTGGTTGTCATCTGGGGATTTTGTATAATTATCATGAGGTTATTGCTTTTTTTAGAAAAAAGCATGAATTTGAAATTAATTATCTCGAAAGTTTGAAAGATATACAAAAATTAATTATCCCAACAAATAACCGCGATAATTGTTTACTAGAATTTGAAAAAGCTCAAAATGGAAATTTGGAGAGTTTTATTTATCTGATTAATAAATATGATAAATCTCTCACTAATACAATAACTTTTAAAATTAAAAAACAGAAATCTGAAATAAACGGACATTCATTCGATGTGCGAGAAAATAAAATTTACTATGAAATGTTTGGTAATTATTCCAAAAAAATGCAAAGTTTTGATTGTCAAGATTTTGAAAAACTAATTGCTATTAGATATTGA
- the xseB gene encoding exodeoxyribonuclease VII small subunit — MVKRKDDSRAGWSYEEKVQEIEAIIARIEAGELDLEAVFEQFSTAVESLRQCEGFLQQRQQQASLLIETLTDE, encoded by the coding sequence ATGGTTAAGCGTAAGGATGATTCGAGGGCGGGTTGGAGTTATGAAGAGAAGGTGCAGGAAATAGAAGCAATTATTGCTCGCATTGAGGCGGGTGAGTTGGATTTGGAAGCGGTGTTTGAGCAGTTTTCTACTGCTGTTGAGTCTTTGCGTCAGTGTGAGGGTTTTTTGCAGCAGCGACAGCAACAGGCGAGTCTGTTAATTGAAACTTTGACAGATGAGTAA
- the recA gene encoding recombinase RecA codes for MAMNTDTSGKEKALNIVLNQIERSFGKGAIMRLGDATRMRVETISTGALTLDLALGGGLPKGRVIEIYGPESSGKTTVALHALAEVQRNGGVAAFVDAEHALDPTYAAALGVDIENLLVSQPDTGESALEIVDQLVRSAAVDIVVIDSVAALVPRAEIEGDMGDIHVGLQARLMSQALRKITGNIGKSGCTVIFINQLRQKIGITYGSPETTTGGNALKFYASVRLDIRRIQTLKKGTEEFGNRVKVKVAKNKVAPPFRVAEFDIIFGKGVSTLGCLVDLAEETAVIVRKGAWYSYNGDNISQGRDNAIKYLEEKPDFAAQIKELVRQKLDMGAVVSANSVTKANEQEEEEVELEEE; via the coding sequence ATGGCTATGAACACCGATACTTCCGGCAAAGAAAAAGCATTAAATATCGTACTCAACCAGATTGAGCGCAGCTTCGGTAAAGGAGCAATCATGCGCCTGGGCGATGCTACCCGGATGCGAGTAGAGACAATTTCCACAGGGGCGCTCACATTAGACTTAGCATTGGGCGGAGGATTACCCAAAGGACGAGTAATTGAAATTTATGGCCCAGAAAGTTCTGGTAAAACCACAGTAGCCCTACACGCCCTCGCAGAAGTCCAAAGAAATGGCGGTGTTGCAGCCTTCGTTGATGCTGAACACGCCCTAGATCCTACCTATGCAGCAGCTTTGGGAGTAGATATTGAAAATTTGCTCGTTTCCCAACCTGATACCGGCGAATCTGCTTTAGAAATTGTCGATCAGCTAGTGCGCTCCGCAGCAGTTGATATTGTCGTCATTGACTCAGTAGCAGCACTAGTACCTCGTGCCGAAATTGAAGGAGATATGGGTGACATCCACGTTGGTCTTCAAGCCCGGTTAATGAGCCAAGCCCTCCGTAAAATCACTGGTAACATAGGTAAATCTGGCTGCACAGTCATTTTCATCAACCAGTTGCGCCAAAAAATCGGTATTACTTACGGTAGCCCAGAAACAACAACCGGCGGTAACGCCTTGAAATTTTACGCCTCCGTCCGCCTGGATATTCGCCGGATTCAAACCTTGAAAAAAGGCACAGAAGAATTTGGGAACCGTGTGAAAGTCAAAGTCGCCAAAAATAAAGTTGCACCGCCCTTTAGAGTCGCGGAATTTGACATTATCTTTGGTAAAGGAGTTTCCACCTTGGGTTGTCTGGTTGACTTAGCAGAAGAAACAGCCGTTATTGTTCGCAAAGGAGCTTGGTACAGTTACAACGGTGATAACATTTCCCAAGGACGAGATAACGCTATCAAGTACCTAGAAGAAAAGCCAGATTTTGCTGCCCAAATTAAGGAACTAGTGCGTCAAAAGCTAGATATGGGAGCAGTAGTTTCTGCTAACTCTGTAACCAAAGCCAATGAGCAAGAAGAAGAAGAAGTTGAATTAGAAGAAGAATAG
- a CDS encoding serine/threonine-protein kinase: MSYCLNPTCTNPENEAYSHRCKSCGSRLLLRDRYRVVKPLGQGGFGATFLANDEALPGEPSCVIKQLRPSGSAPHILQMARELFEREAKTLGKIGSHPQVPRLLDYFEEQEQFYLIQEYISGSTLQQEVKLNGIFSEAGIKQFLSETLPLLQYIHEQKVIHRDIKPANLIRRTQDSRMVLIDFGAVKNQVSQAAQNQSGQTALTAYAIGTPGFAPPEQMAMRPVYASDIYALGVTCIYLLSGKTPKDLDYNPKTGEIIWEHLVQANDHLITVLRKMLDVSVRNRYQSAEEVLRALDMEPYLESLAQGLLVKSDPSVKEPTPPRVENTAILFNNQAPGGSSAGGAAQAAAIRARRAKNAEAEGMRQGFSGDKPANLAGNTSISSDRQNSPRRKLNSESLLTAYLKGRRDFTLHNLSFLKLPGVDLSETNFHSSQFQGTNLQGANLRNSDFGRATLTKANLRDANVSKAYFNHADLEGADLRGADLSEAYLSNANLRGANLCGANLCGAKVSDEQLGLAKTNWMTIRPNGKRGLL; encoded by the coding sequence ATGAGCTATTGCTTAAATCCTACCTGTACAAATCCAGAAAATGAGGCATATAGCCACAGGTGTAAGTCGTGTGGCTCGCGACTATTATTGCGCGATCGCTATCGGGTGGTTAAACCATTAGGTCAAGGTGGCTTCGGAGCAACATTCTTAGCTAACGATGAAGCCTTACCAGGAGAACCGAGTTGCGTAATCAAACAACTACGCCCTTCGGGAAGCGCACCACACATCTTGCAAATGGCGCGAGAGTTATTTGAGCGAGAAGCCAAAACCCTTGGTAAGATTGGCAGTCATCCTCAAGTACCAAGGCTACTTGACTATTTTGAAGAGCAAGAACAATTTTATTTAATCCAAGAATATATCAGTGGTTCAACACTGCAACAAGAGGTGAAACTGAATGGTATCTTCAGCGAAGCGGGAATCAAACAGTTTTTGAGCGAGACTTTGCCCTTGTTGCAATATATCCACGAGCAAAAAGTAATTCACCGTGACATCAAGCCAGCCAATTTAATTCGCCGCACTCAAGATTCTAGAATGGTGCTGATTGACTTTGGTGCTGTCAAAAATCAAGTCAGCCAAGCTGCACAAAACCAATCAGGACAGACAGCATTAACTGCTTATGCCATTGGGACTCCTGGTTTCGCACCTCCAGAGCAAATGGCTATGCGTCCAGTGTACGCCAGTGATATCTACGCCCTGGGTGTTACTTGTATTTATCTGCTGAGTGGTAAAACTCCTAAAGATTTAGATTACAATCCCAAAACAGGCGAGATCATCTGGGAGCATCTGGTGCAAGCAAATGATCATCTGATCACTGTTCTGCGAAAAATGTTAGACGTGTCAGTACGCAATCGCTACCAGTCAGCAGAGGAAGTACTGAGAGCCTTAGACATGGAACCTTATTTGGAAAGTTTAGCTCAGGGTTTGCTGGTTAAATCTGATCCTAGTGTTAAAGAGCCAACACCTCCCCGCGTGGAAAATACTGCTATTTTATTCAATAACCAGGCTCCTGGGGGTAGTAGTGCAGGAGGTGCAGCACAAGCGGCAGCAATTCGAGCTAGACGAGCCAAGAATGCAGAAGCAGAGGGAATGCGTCAGGGATTTTCGGGAGACAAACCAGCAAATTTGGCGGGTAACACTAGTATTAGTTCAGACCGTCAAAATTCTCCCAGGCGCAAATTAAATTCCGAAAGTTTACTAACAGCTTATCTCAAGGGAAGACGGGATTTTACTCTCCACAATTTAAGTTTTCTGAAATTACCGGGTGTTGACTTATCCGAAACAAATTTTCATTCTTCTCAATTCCAAGGTACTAATCTCCAAGGTGCTAATCTCCGCAATAGCGACTTTGGCAGAGCTACTCTCACTAAAGCAAATCTGAGGGACGCTAATGTGAGCAAAGCCTATTTCAACCATGCTGATTTAGAAGGAGCAGACCTGCGAGGCGCAGACCTCAGCGAAGCCTATCTCAGCAATGCTAATCTTCGAGGAGCTAATCTGTGTGGTGCTAATCTGTGTGGTGCGAAGGTTTCTGATGAGCAGCTTGGGTTAGCGAAAACCAATTGGATGACAATCCGCCCCAATGGTAAACGAGGCTTATTATGA
- a CDS encoding metallothionein: MNTVTQMKCACPTCLCIVSLEDAINKDGKYYCSEGCAEGHKTIKGCNHKGCGC; this comes from the coding sequence ATGAATACCGTAACCCAAATGAAATGCGCTTGTCCCACTTGCCTATGTATTGTTTCACTTGAGGATGCCATCAACAAAGACGGTAAATACTATTGTTCTGAAGGCTGTGCTGAAGGTCATAAAACCATCAAAGGCTGTAATCATAAAGGCTGTGGTTGTTAA